A single window of Methylobacterium nodulans ORS 2060 DNA harbors:
- a CDS encoding NAD(P)/FAD-dependent oxidoreductase, with protein sequence MVSTANGRASRHGRSALVIGAGAVGLSAAVQLGRRGLQVTVLDEAQPGGGASHGNSGMLVADTAMPTSLPGMIRKVPRWLSDPLGPLTIRAAYLPKAMPWLWRYLKAGTRRQVFYASAALRELNRRTFSGWADLIGPAEMARLVRQDGQIYLWEGLKTAPPPGIEDEIRAMFGIQSEIIGPDQIRQFYPGIARTATHGLLIRGNGHTVDPGGLTRALAERFVAEGGELAHERVLKLWPRDGGGWSAMTNLTNHTADLVVVAAGAWSTRLLAPLGIAIPLETERGYHVMLPTPSIRLGMPILSKTGYFGMCSMAGGLRVSGTVEIAGLDAPPTLQRAENLLVQAKRLFPSLEHGEPIYWMGHRPSTPDSLPVIGPIGDRPGLYGCFGHGHAGMTGAPASGQLLAQLIADERPSFDPAPYSAARF encoded by the coding sequence ATGGTTTCGACAGCAAACGGACGCGCGTCCAGGCACGGTCGCTCGGCCCTCGTCATCGGTGCGGGCGCGGTCGGCCTCTCGGCTGCGGTTCAGCTCGGACGCCGGGGCCTGCAGGTCACTGTTCTCGACGAAGCCCAGCCCGGAGGCGGTGCATCGCACGGCAATTCCGGCATGCTGGTGGCGGACACCGCCATGCCGACTTCTCTGCCCGGCATGATCCGAAAGGTGCCGCGCTGGCTGAGCGATCCTTTGGGACCACTCACGATCCGGGCGGCCTATCTGCCGAAGGCAATGCCCTGGCTCTGGCGTTACCTGAAGGCCGGGACGCGACGTCAGGTCTTCTACGCCTCGGCTGCGCTTCGCGAGCTGAACCGCCGCACCTTCTCGGGCTGGGCCGATCTTATCGGCCCTGCCGAGATGGCGCGGCTCGTGCGCCAGGACGGCCAGATCTATCTCTGGGAGGGGTTGAAGACGGCCCCCCCGCCCGGGATCGAGGACGAGATCAGGGCAATGTTCGGGATTCAGTCAGAGATCATTGGACCCGATCAGATCCGGCAGTTTTATCCCGGCATCGCCCGCACGGCCACTCACGGGCTTCTCATCAGGGGCAATGGTCACACGGTCGATCCCGGCGGCCTCACCCGTGCCTTGGCCGAGCGCTTCGTGGCCGAGGGAGGCGAGTTGGCGCATGAGCGGGTGCTGAAGCTCTGGCCACGCGACGGGGGCGGCTGGAGCGCGATGACGAACCTGACCAATCACACCGCGGACTTGGTTGTTGTGGCCGCAGGTGCTTGGTCGACCCGCCTCTTGGCGCCACTCGGCATTGCAATACCTCTGGAGACGGAGCGCGGCTACCACGTCATGCTGCCGACGCCGTCGATCCGGCTCGGGATGCCGATCCTCAGCAAGACCGGCTACTTCGGCATGTGCTCGATGGCCGGGGGCCTTCGAGTGTCGGGTACGGTGGAGATTGCTGGGCTCGACGCGCCGCCGACGCTGCAGCGCGCCGAAAATCTGCTGGTTCAGGCGAAACGCCTTTTTCCCAGTCTGGAACATGGTGAACCCATCTACTGGATGGGACATCGTCCCTCGACGCCGGATAGCCTGCCCGTGATCGGGCCGATCGGGGATCGGCCAGGTCTTTATGGCTGTTTTGGCCATGGACACGCGGGTATGACGGGGGCGCCCGCAAGTGGCCAGCTGCTAGCCCAGCTGATTGCTGATGAGCGACCCAGCTTCGATCCTGCGCCATACTCCGCGGCCCGATTTTGA
- a CDS encoding ABC transporter substrate-binding protein, with translation MSKTGPITGMTRRGLLGSVAAASAMVSAPAIRSAAAQANRRIVVRDPGGPYTPGFTAAFYEPFKKATGIEVVGVVGQHDPVSYIKSMVEARNYVWDGALLNQASHDVLMDPKTGLFLEEHRSSPGGIPEKYVTPTFMPVLALQTVLAFRSDAFSGKSGPASWADFWNVKDFPGRRSLRKHPQDTLEQALLADGVPADKLYPLDLDRAFKSLDRLKKDVQIWWTGGAQTSQLLKTREVDLCPTWNARAQAAIDEGAPAKIVWNQGLLGTEGFCILKGGPKADLVREFVAFTRDPERQAVYTKYLSYGPVHPDAYKYIDAERAKALPTSPENLKTAIQIDTKYWGEAKDRVLERFNTWLLG, from the coding sequence ATGAGCAAGACGGGACCGATCACGGGAATGACCCGCCGCGGCCTTCTCGGCAGCGTCGCAGCGGCAAGCGCGATGGTGTCGGCACCGGCGATCCGGAGCGCCGCGGCGCAGGCGAACCGCCGCATCGTGGTGCGCGATCCGGGCGGCCCTTACACGCCAGGCTTCACAGCCGCCTTCTACGAGCCGTTCAAGAAGGCGACCGGGATCGAGGTGGTGGGCGTCGTGGGCCAGCACGATCCTGTTAGCTACATCAAGAGCATGGTCGAGGCGCGCAACTACGTCTGGGACGGCGCGCTCCTCAACCAAGCCTCGCACGACGTTCTCATGGATCCGAAGACGGGTCTGTTTCTGGAAGAGCACCGCTCCAGCCCAGGCGGCATTCCGGAGAAGTACGTCACGCCGACGTTTATGCCAGTTCTGGCGCTCCAAACCGTCCTCGCCTTCCGCAGCGACGCCTTCTCAGGCAAGTCAGGTCCGGCTTCGTGGGCCGATTTCTGGAACGTCAAGGACTTCCCCGGTCGGCGCTCCCTGCGCAAGCATCCCCAGGACACCTTGGAGCAGGCGCTGCTCGCCGACGGCGTACCAGCTGACAAGCTCTATCCGCTCGACCTCGACCGTGCTTTCAAAAGCCTCGACCGCTTGAAGAAGGACGTCCAGATCTGGTGGACGGGCGGAGCGCAGACCTCGCAGCTGCTCAAGACCCGCGAGGTCGACCTCTGCCCAACTTGGAACGCCCGCGCGCAGGCCGCCATCGACGAGGGTGCGCCGGCCAAGATCGTCTGGAATCAAGGCCTGCTCGGCACAGAAGGCTTCTGCATCCTGAAGGGTGGGCCCAAGGCCGATCTTGTCCGTGAATTCGTCGCCTTCACGCGCGATCCAGAGCGTCAGGCAGTCTACACCAAGTATCTTTCCTACGGGCCTGTCCATCCGGATGCTTACAAGTACATCGATGCGGAGCGCGCCAAGGCGCTTCCGACCTCGCCAGAAAATCTGAAGACTGCCATCCAGATCGACACGAAGTACTGGGGTGAAGCAAAGGACCGGGTGTTGGAACGCTTCAACACCTGGCTGCTCGGGTGA
- the hisD gene encoding histidinol dehydrogenase: MAKFLKAGRSADAQAAEDAGVRATVETLLADIAARGDVAVREASARFDGWDRSDFRLTDREIRDCVAELSSRSLDDIRFAQDQVRHFAEIQRSGLKDVEAETLPGVVLGHKNIPVSAVGCYVPGGKYPLLASAHMSVITAKVAGVPRVATCAPPYKGRPAPAIVAAQKLAGADEIYCLGGVQAVGAMALGTETIPAVDMLVGPGNAYVAEAKRQLFGRVGIDLFAGPTETLVIADETSDGELCATDLLGQAEHGPDSPAILLTTSERLARDTLAAIERLLTVLPTAAIARAAWETHGEVILCEDDDEMVREADRIASEHVQVMTRDPDWFLDRMTNYGALFLGPRTNVAFGDKVIGTNHTLPTRGAARYTGGLWVGKFLKTVTYQRVMTDEAAASLGAYCSRLCALEGFTGHAEQANIRVRRYGRRNVPYGAAVEA; this comes from the coding sequence ATGGCAAAATTTCTGAAGGCCGGACGCAGTGCCGACGCGCAGGCCGCCGAAGATGCAGGCGTGCGGGCTACCGTTGAGACGCTGCTCGCAGACATCGCTGCGCGGGGCGACGTGGCCGTGCGCGAAGCCTCGGCTCGCTTCGATGGTTGGGACCGAAGTGACTTCCGCTTGACCGACCGCGAGATCAGGGATTGCGTGGCCGAGTTGTCCAGCCGGAGCCTCGACGATATCCGCTTCGCTCAGGACCAAGTCCGCCACTTTGCCGAAATCCAACGATCCGGCTTGAAGGACGTCGAGGCCGAGACCCTGCCTGGCGTTGTGCTTGGCCATAAGAATATCCCGGTCAGCGCCGTAGGCTGCTACGTGCCGGGTGGGAAATATCCGCTGCTCGCCTCGGCTCATATGTCGGTTATTACCGCCAAGGTCGCTGGGGTGCCGCGCGTTGCTACCTGCGCACCGCCCTACAAGGGGAGGCCCGCGCCCGCGATTGTAGCGGCCCAGAAGCTCGCGGGCGCCGACGAAATCTATTGCCTGGGTGGGGTCCAGGCCGTCGGCGCCATGGCGCTCGGTACCGAGACGATCCCGGCCGTTGATATGCTGGTGGGGCCGGGCAACGCCTATGTGGCGGAGGCGAAGCGCCAGCTCTTCGGGCGGGTGGGCATCGATCTCTTCGCCGGTCCCACCGAGACGCTCGTCATCGCCGACGAGACGTCCGACGGCGAGCTCTGCGCGACGGATCTCCTCGGCCAAGCCGAGCACGGACCAGACTCGCCCGCGATCCTGCTCACCACGTCCGAGCGCCTCGCTCGCGACACCCTGGCTGCGATTGAGCGCCTGCTTACAGTTCTGCCAACCGCCGCCATCGCTCGGGCTGCGTGGGAGACGCACGGGGAGGTCATCCTGTGTGAGGATGATGACGAGATGGTGCGCGAGGCAGACCGCATCGCTTCCGAGCACGTCCAGGTGATGACGCGGGATCCCGACTGGTTTCTCGATCGGATGACCAATTACGGCGCACTCTTCCTCGGGCCGCGCACGAACGTCGCCTTCGGAGACAAGGTGATTGGGACGAACCACACGCTGCCCACGCGGGGGGCTGCGCGCTACACGGGCGGGCTCTGGGTCGGGAAGTTTCTCAAGACCGTCACCTATCAGCGCGTGATGACGGATGAGGCAGCGGCCTCACTCGGCGCCTACTGCTCGCGGCTCTGTGCGCTCGAAGGCTTCACGGGCCATGCCGAGCAGGCCAACATCCGCGTCCGCCGGTACGGCCGCCGCAACGTGCCCTATGGCGCCGCCGTCGAAGCTTGA
- a CDS encoding M81 family metallopeptidase, which translates to MRIVTARLNHETNTFSPLATPLSAFRPLWGEAAREAGTGSATALGAFLAFAQARGMEVAVPVMAHANPSGPVADAAFEALSAAILAAVAEGCEAILLDLHGAMVTESHDDGEGELLARIRAIAPDVPLGVALDLHANVTPRMVEAADVIVGFKTYPHVDMAETGEHVARLVGRMLDEGLRPHQAWCHPPQLAHTLRMDTRVPGPMADLVAAARAMEARPGILAATLFGGFSLADLAETGVSFVVAAESAAQARAAAAELGAAIWARRTEFVYHEVPLAASIAAARAAEAGPGTGPVLLLDHGDNCMSGGTCDVMDVLAACLEAGLDGIVAGPICDPETVAALFAAGTGAAAEVRLGNKVALPGFPPQAPLALSGRVAALGDGSYVVTGPTYTGQRFSMGRAAVLDTGRARVLVTEEPHEPWDLAIFIESGIDPRAARFLILKSRMYCRPVFEPIARATVECASAGVTSSDYRLFPFAKLARPTYPIDLEATWTA; encoded by the coding sequence CACGGCGCTCGGCGCCTTCCTGGCCTTCGCACAGGCACGGGGGATGGAGGTCGCCGTGCCGGTCATGGCCCATGCCAACCCGAGCGGACCGGTCGCCGACGCGGCCTTCGAGGCCTTGTCCGCCGCGATCCTCGCCGCGGTGGCGGAGGGATGTGAGGCGATCCTCCTCGACCTGCACGGCGCGATGGTGACCGAGAGCCACGACGACGGCGAGGGCGAGCTTCTCGCCCGCATTCGGGCGATCGCCCCGGACGTTCCGCTCGGCGTCGCCCTGGATCTCCACGCCAACGTCACGCCGCGCATGGTCGAGGCGGCGGACGTCATTGTCGGCTTCAAAACCTACCCGCACGTGGACATGGCCGAGACAGGCGAACACGTCGCCCGCCTCGTCGGCCGCATGCTCGATGAGGGCCTGCGGCCGCACCAGGCCTGGTGCCATCCGCCTCAGCTCGCCCATACGCTCAGGATGGACACCCGCGTGCCGGGGCCGATGGCCGACCTCGTCGCCGCGGCGCGGGCAATGGAGGCGCGGCCGGGTATCCTCGCCGCCACGCTCTTCGGCGGCTTCAGCCTCGCGGATCTCGCCGAGACCGGCGTGTCCTTCGTGGTCGCGGCCGAGAGCGCAGCGCAGGCGCGGGCAGCCGCGGCAGAGCTCGGTGCCGCGATCTGGGCGCGCCGGACGGAGTTCGTCTACCACGAGGTGCCGCTCGCCGCCTCAATCGCCGCAGCGCGCGCGGCCGAGGCGGGCCCCGGCACCGGACCCGTCCTGCTCCTCGACCACGGCGACAACTGCATGTCGGGCGGCACCTGCGACGTGATGGACGTGCTAGCCGCCTGCCTGGAGGCGGGCCTCGACGGCATCGTTGCCGGGCCGATCTGCGACCCGGAAACCGTGGCCGCCCTGTTCGCGGCCGGGACCGGCGCCGCAGCGGAGGTCCGGCTCGGCAACAAGGTGGCGCTCCCGGGCTTCCCGCCCCAGGCCCCGCTCGCGCTCTCGGGCCGGGTCGCGGCGCTCGGAGATGGCAGCTATGTCGTCACTGGCCCGACCTATACGGGGCAGCGCTTCTCCATGGGTCGCGCTGCCGTCCTCGACACTGGTCGGGCGCGCGTCCTGGTGACCGAGGAGCCACATGAGCCCTGGGACCTCGCGATCTTCATAGAGAGCGGCATCGATCCGCGGGCGGCGCGCTTCTTGATCCTGAAGTCGCGCATGTACTGCCGCCCGGTCTTCGAGCCGATTGCCCGGGCGACCGTCGAGTGCGCCAGCGCCGGCGTGACGAGCTCCGACTACCGCCTGTTCCCCTTCGCCAAGCTCGCCCGCCCGACCTACCCGATCGACCTGGAGGCCACGTGGACCGCCTGA
- a CDS encoding ABC transporter permease subunit → MSNMALATPLDAPAPRLKLRLAALRGWLLLAPAAVLLGCFFLYPVVRLMALSLLDGSGQPSLVHYGRLFGSPVYVSVLGTTLQIAFWTAIVALLAGYPVAYAIARAEPRSRARLMLWVLLPFWTSFLVRTFAWIVLLGRTGVLNDTLQRLGIVGGPLELIYNLAGVLVGTVHALMPLAILTLVPVLEKINRDLEKAASTLGARSGSTFWRISFPLSLPGVAAAGLLVFISALGFFITPALLGSPKQTMVGQLIIEQIQEMMNWGFGGAISALLITATILIFFAYDRLVGLSTLAGGSSEGDAAPSRAARLGTSMLGAAGRASDAFGGALGRVGFARAPSLAGRATVLLTLGFLASPALFLIPVSVSKSAFIEWPPALFSGQWYAALADSPQWLGAAARSITVATLSALLAVAIGTPAAFALTRFNLAGKSTILALLLAPLIVPRIVTAVGLFYLFAQIGLIGTTLGLVLGHAVLSVPYVTTTVMAVLKHHDWRLEQAASTLGAGRITTLRRVTLPLIRNGLIAAYLFAFVTSFDELTIALFVTGGLFGTLPKQMWDDALLKVSPMLAAVSVVLLVLITVFVVVAERLSRPRSA, encoded by the coding sequence ATGAGCAATATGGCCTTAGCGACCCCTCTCGACGCCCCCGCTCCGCGCCTCAAGCTTCGTCTCGCGGCCCTCCGCGGCTGGTTGCTGCTTGCGCCGGCTGCGGTTCTGCTCGGGTGCTTCTTCCTCTACCCCGTCGTGAGACTCATGGCGCTGAGCCTTCTCGACGGGTCAGGCCAGCCGAGTCTCGTCCATTACGGGCGCTTGTTCGGTTCGCCCGTCTACGTCTCCGTGCTGGGGACGACGCTGCAGATCGCCTTTTGGACCGCCATCGTCGCGCTGCTTGCCGGCTACCCCGTGGCCTATGCCATCGCGCGGGCCGAGCCGCGCAGCCGAGCGCGGCTGATGCTGTGGGTGCTGCTCCCCTTCTGGACAAGCTTCCTGGTCCGTACCTTCGCCTGGATCGTGCTGCTCGGCCGCACCGGCGTGCTCAACGACACGCTCCAGCGCCTCGGCATAGTGGGGGGGCCACTCGAGCTGATCTACAATCTTGCGGGCGTGCTGGTCGGCACGGTGCACGCGCTCATGCCACTTGCGATCCTGACGCTCGTGCCGGTGCTCGAGAAGATCAACCGCGATCTTGAGAAGGCGGCCTCGACCCTCGGCGCGCGCAGCGGCTCGACGTTCTGGCGCATCTCCTTCCCTCTCTCGCTTCCGGGCGTCGCCGCGGCGGGCCTCCTCGTCTTCATCTCGGCTCTCGGCTTCTTCATCACTCCTGCCCTCCTCGGCTCGCCGAAGCAGACGATGGTCGGCCAACTCATCATCGAGCAGATCCAGGAGATGATGAACTGGGGCTTCGGGGGCGCGATCTCGGCGCTCCTGATCACCGCGACGATCCTGATCTTCTTCGCCTACGACCGGCTCGTGGGTCTGTCGACGCTGGCCGGCGGCAGCTCGGAGGGCGATGCGGCGCCGAGCCGCGCGGCGCGCCTCGGCACTTCCATGCTCGGCGCTGCCGGCCGGGCTTCGGACGCGTTCGGCGGGGCCCTCGGTCGGGTTGGTTTCGCCCGCGCTCCCTCGCTCGCCGGGCGTGCGACCGTCCTGCTCACCCTCGGTTTCCTGGCCAGCCCGGCCCTGTTCTTGATCCCGGTTTCGGTTTCGAAAAGCGCCTTTATCGAGTGGCCGCCGGCTCTGTTCTCCGGCCAGTGGTACGCGGCACTCGCCGACTCGCCGCAGTGGCTCGGTGCGGCGGCCCGCTCGATCACCGTGGCGACGCTCTCGGCGCTGTTGGCCGTGGCGATCGGCACGCCCGCGGCTTTCGCTCTGACGCGCTTCAACCTCGCCGGCAAGTCCACGATCTTGGCTCTACTCCTGGCGCCGCTGATCGTGCCGCGCATCGTGACGGCCGTCGGCCTGTTCTACCTCTTCGCCCAGATCGGCCTGATCGGCACGACGCTGGGCCTCGTGCTCGGCCATGCCGTGCTGTCGGTGCCCTACGTCACGACCACGGTCATGGCCGTTCTGAAGCACCACGACTGGCGACTTGAACAGGCTGCCTCGACTCTCGGTGCCGGCCGCATCACGACGCTGCGGCGCGTGACACTCCCGCTGATCCGCAACGGGCTCATCGCCGCCTACCTGTTCGCCTTCGTGACTTCGTTCGACGAGCTCACGATCGCGCTCTTCGTCACGGGCGGCCTGTTCGGCACGCTGCCGAAGCAGATGTGGGATGACGCACTGCTCAAGGTGAGCCCGATGCTAGCCGCTGTCTCGGTCGTGCTGCTGGTCCTGATCACGGTCTTCGTGGTCGTGGCCGAGCGGCTGTCGCGGCCGCGGAGCGCCTGA
- a CDS encoding RidA family protein, with protein sequence MSIQRSGTNKRLSKLVVHRGLAYLAGQVADDLNGSLESQTRETLAKIDALLTEAGTDKTRILSAQIWLADMAEAAKMNAVWESWMPEGHAPARATVGAPLASSRHLVEIKVVAAVD encoded by the coding sequence ATGTCGATACAGCGCAGCGGCACGAACAAGCGCCTCAGTAAGCTCGTTGTGCACCGCGGCTTAGCTTACTTGGCAGGCCAGGTCGCGGACGACTTGAATGGCTCGCTTGAGTCTCAAACGCGCGAGACGCTCGCCAAAATAGACGCGCTCCTGACCGAGGCTGGGACAGACAAAACTCGCATTCTGTCTGCGCAGATCTGGCTCGCCGACATGGCCGAGGCAGCCAAGATGAATGCCGTGTGGGAGAGTTGGATGCCGGAAGGCCATGCCCCAGCCCGCGCCACGGTCGGAGCGCCCCTCGCGAGTTCTCGCCACCTCGTCGAGATTAAGGTGGTGGCCGCAGTAGACTGA
- a CDS encoding ABC transporter ATP-binding protein, translating to MAVSRSIKLSARDVGKRYGAAVALADATFDLAEGEFLTLLGPSGSGKTTLLMIVAGLVPPSSGEILIDGRPATNLASCDRDIGMVFQSYALFPHLTVAENVAFPLEMRRLPKHEVETRVREALDLVRLGHLADRLPARLSGGQQQRVALARAMIYRPSIILMDEPLGALDKKLREHMQSEIRRLHHELSITVLYVTHDQDEAMGLSNRICLMNNARIEQIGTPDELYFRPSTPFAANFIGESNLLPVTVASRDGDIGEVRTATGVTLRGRTVPTSPVSGDALLAVRPERLLLLDEGASSENRLVGTVRDSVMLGALTRVEIEPAGGGHLAALLLTAGRARPRVGEVVRLGWPADAGIVLPCEAA from the coding sequence ATGGCTGTTTCTCGCTCCATCAAGCTCTCCGCGCGCGACGTCGGCAAGCGCTACGGCGCAGCCGTCGCGCTGGCGGACGCGACCTTCGACCTCGCCGAGGGCGAATTCCTGACGCTGCTCGGCCCCTCCGGGTCGGGTAAGACGACGCTGCTGATGATCGTGGCCGGGCTCGTGCCGCCGAGCTCCGGCGAGATCCTGATCGACGGCCGGCCGGCGACCAACCTCGCGAGTTGTGACCGCGATATCGGGATGGTCTTCCAGAGCTATGCGCTCTTTCCGCACCTGACTGTCGCCGAGAACGTCGCGTTCCCGCTCGAGATGCGGCGCCTGCCCAAGCACGAAGTCGAGACGCGCGTGCGAGAAGCGCTCGACCTCGTTCGGCTCGGCCACCTCGCCGACCGGCTGCCAGCGCGGCTCTCGGGCGGGCAGCAGCAGCGGGTGGCGCTCGCCCGCGCCATGATCTACCGGCCCTCCATCATCCTGATGGACGAGCCGCTAGGTGCCCTCGACAAGAAGCTGCGCGAGCATATGCAGAGCGAGATCCGCCGCCTGCATCATGAGCTCAGCATCACTGTTCTCTACGTCACGCACGATCAGGATGAGGCGATGGGCCTGTCCAATCGCATCTGCCTGATGAACAATGCCCGCATCGAGCAGATCGGCACGCCGGACGAACTTTATTTCCGGCCGAGCACGCCGTTCGCAGCGAACTTCATCGGTGAGTCCAACCTCCTGCCTGTGACGGTGGCCAGTCGGGACGGCGACATCGGCGAGGTTCGCACAGCCACCGGCGTTACGCTGCGCGGCCGCACCGTCCCGACGAGCCCGGTCTCTGGCGACGCATTGCTCGCAGTACGGCCGGAGCGGCTTCTGCTCCTCGACGAGGGAGCGAGTAGCGAGAACAGGCTCGTCGGGACGGTGCGCGACAGCGTGATGCTCGGCGCTCTGACCCGCGTGGAGATCGAGCCGGCCGGCGGCGGCCACCTCGCCGCCCTGCTGCTCACAGCCGGACGGGCCCGCCCGCGCGTCGGCGAAGTCGTGCGACTCGGCTGGCCCGCTGATGCCGGCATTGTGCTTCCTTGTGAAGCGGCCTGA
- a CDS encoding RidA family protein — translation MVQRHSPYGGLLHEVVAHGGVLYFAGIVAENTDLDIAGQARDVLTQLDALLLAHGSDRQHVLQATAYLVDLGEKEGLNRAWKEFFGAAHLPARATIGVQDLGRDVRLELVVTAAIAKPA, via the coding sequence ATGGTTCAGCGTCATTCTCCCTATGGCGGCCTGCTGCACGAGGTCGTTGCTCACGGTGGGGTTCTCTATTTTGCAGGCATCGTGGCCGAGAATACAGACCTCGACATCGCGGGGCAGGCGCGCGATGTGCTGACGCAGCTAGACGCCCTCCTCCTCGCCCATGGCTCTGATCGCCAGCACGTGCTGCAGGCAACGGCCTACCTCGTCGACCTCGGCGAGAAAGAAGGCTTGAACCGCGCCTGGAAGGAGTTCTTTGGCGCCGCTCACCTACCCGCGCGAGCTACGATTGGGGTCCAGGACCTTGGGCGCGACGTGCGGCTTGAACTGGTTGTCACGGCCGCGATTGCCAAGCCGGCTTGA
- a CDS encoding GntR family transcriptional regulator, producing MDDVAERQLKDHLYEALKLAIITCELPPGAELSEGYLSARYGVGKAPVRHALSRLGQDGWVTSIPRSGHLVAPMTLDDVADIFAMREIVEPESAARAAGKISEVRLKRLNRACANPYRISDVAAKRRFLLANRDFHVAIAEACGSPRLARSVAKLHDESLRVLYLSASEKELSGDWSRGHGPMIEAIATGDREAARQTTLDGIKRSRDAVMTVFQETPELITGRRTLRAPSRRLVERIG from the coding sequence GTGGACGATGTCGCCGAACGGCAGCTCAAGGACCACCTCTACGAGGCCTTGAAGCTGGCCATTATCACCTGCGAGCTACCGCCGGGCGCGGAGTTGTCCGAGGGGTATCTTTCTGCCCGCTATGGGGTCGGCAAGGCACCGGTTCGCCACGCGCTGTCGCGACTGGGCCAGGACGGTTGGGTCACGAGCATTCCGCGCAGCGGCCATCTCGTCGCGCCCATGACGCTCGACGACGTTGCCGATATCTTCGCCATGCGCGAGATCGTCGAACCGGAGTCTGCGGCGAGGGCGGCCGGGAAGATTTCCGAGGTGCGCCTGAAGCGGCTCAACCGCGCCTGCGCCAACCCCTATCGAATTTCGGACGTGGCGGCGAAGCGGCGCTTCCTTCTCGCCAACCGCGACTTCCACGTCGCGATCGCTGAAGCCTGTGGAAGCCCGCGCCTGGCCCGCTCAGTGGCCAAGCTTCATGACGAGTCCCTTCGCGTTCTCTACCTCAGCGCCAGCGAGAAGGAGTTGTCGGGCGATTGGTCCCGGGGCCACGGCCCGATGATTGAGGCGATCGCGACCGGCGACAGAGAAGCGGCGCGCCAGACTACCCTGGACGGCATCAAGCGCAGCCGCGACGCCGTCATGACGGTGTTTCAGGAGACGCCGGAGCTGATTACCGGACGTCGTACGCTGCGGGCGCCATCCAGGCGCCTCGTCGAGCGGATCGGGTAA
- a CDS encoding ISAs1 family transposase has product MRPPAHRHPGDRGVRRVACAESWEDIELYGRSKQAWLQTFLTLPNGIPSHDTFRRVFMLLDADAFERCFTRCVQFRAGGIAREVVAVDGKSVRRSASHRHEHGPLHLVSTWASRRGLALGQRALDGKSNEIRAIPELLETLQLDGCIVTLDAMGCQTSIAERIRAKGADDLLVLKANHGGAYRAVRMHFERTCLGSGAAGRPVFDAFEGHGRLVRRRVFVDAAATALAPLSGWPDLSRVLAVETLRGIPGTGTVVADIRYFLTSCRDDPSVLVGVIRRHWSVENALHWVLEVSFREDDSRVRDRTAARNFALVRKIALNLIAQDRSTQASLRGRRKKAAWDDDYMLQIIANQAHA; this is encoded by the coding sequence GTGCGACCACCTGCTCATCGACATCCTGGTGATCGCGGTGTGCGCCGTGTCGCCTGCGCCGAGAGCTGGGAGGACATTGAGCTCTACGGACGCAGCAAGCAGGCATGGCTGCAGACTTTCTTGACCCTGCCGAACGGGATCCCCTCCCACGACACCTTCCGGCGGGTCTTCATGCTGCTCGACGCGGATGCATTCGAGCGCTGCTTCACCCGATGCGTGCAGTTCCGGGCCGGTGGGATCGCGCGCGAGGTGGTGGCGGTGGATGGCAAGTCGGTCCGCCGCTCGGCCAGCCACCGCCATGAGCATGGGCCGCTGCACCTGGTCAGCACCTGGGCGAGCCGGCGAGGGCTGGCTCTCGGCCAACGCGCGCTCGACGGGAAGTCGAACGAGATCAGGGCGATCCCGGAGCTACTCGAGACCCTGCAGCTCGACGGCTGCATCGTGACGCTCGATGCGATGGGCTGCCAGACGAGCATCGCCGAGCGGATCCGCGCCAAGGGCGCCGACGATCTCCTGGTGCTCAAAGCCAATCACGGCGGCGCTTATCGCGCCGTGCGCATGCATTTCGAGCGCACCTGCTTGGGCTCGGGAGCTGCTGGTCGCCCGGTGTTCGACGCCTTCGAAGGTCACGGCCGGTTGGTACGCCGGCGCGTCTTCGTGGACGCCGCGGCCACGGCGCTCGCGCCGTTGAGCGGCTGGCCCGACCTGAGCAGGGTGCTGGCGGTGGAGACGCTCCGCGGGATTCCTGGCACCGGCACGGTGGTGGCCGACATTCGCTACTTCCTGACCAGCTGCAGGGACGATCCCTCCGTCCTGGTCGGCGTGATCCGTCGGCACTGGAGCGTGGAGAACGCGCTGCACTGGGTGCTCGAGGTCAGCTTCCGCGAGGATGACAGCCGCGTTCGTGACCGGACCGCCGCGCGCAACTTCGCCCTCGTGCGCAAGATCGCCCTGAACCTGATCGCCCAGGACCGGAGCACGCAGGCCAGCCTACGCGGTAGGCGCAAGAAAGCTGCTTGGGACGATGACTACATGCTCCAGATCATCGCAAACCAGGCTCATGCGTGA